A DNA window from Onychostoma macrolepis isolate SWU-2019 chromosome 13, ASM1243209v1, whole genome shotgun sequence contains the following coding sequences:
- the alms1 gene encoding uncharacterized protein alms1 isoform X5, which yields MHDSEASRPCTDPDNDERPFSNTRDSSVQTLIDRSETLQLEFQDSQLSPALTLHPCLDKSHLLSDSTFFQHTDAEFVPLRGFPDFSVMTERCPRTSNVAVTDDSHLQNTILDQAALSQHPLELPTALSGEKSCCSLSQHSLSPGDHCKGLEDQGSVSYGAEDKIIRHMEGEEQTTSQQLSEGMSAQLLFESREEDVIVAVSDSSAISSTSEPASLHQNTDKSQLDPSMNLQKGREQPQGGSLSLSSSFQKAADVSNITFRDSRMLLHQTADHLHDQLLSAGQRGSISAPASRHHSGNKSSHSGLCVTPAGEGVMHVPDLQRVLWSSSHLTAADGSFLSSQPVSQSTPALPLMGPPPALTKLSLIHSKQEAVASAATSSQNNHSKTGLIPSLDLSDQHSSPIHSQTTATVPSGPSETAQTMSHAHPISNEQVPPPVFNPPASDTPHSDTQHFYSGAEMKDQVPHLALGRVHSLPSLSYLQKVDAWKANQSSSRSFYDNLALHRFDGVSPKKRAQDVVSEAVNHMLSRDTCLTFGANPSSQMTQLASSSHSGSDSTRRVDVVGTGACRAQASESPVNRSHSHSSLSSVVTSIQRDTGPHNQQVPVAQSYNIIPATRSLDYQSSFVSGGRGEGKNSSAPHMDKSSVKMSPLLSLGRFSDVSSSLNMSSTLTSSQSSCHGEKSMRASVGAASSVVSLEVDYYAPYWTSRPASPPHTRELNIEDRIPLYLLNLGIDQSPSTILNPFTHRGPIREPEFSPTDLCTIKGSIGTSTKSTQPSEVDSLQKETFSSSSQLSADSSASVTHRLSVHEQCQPASDRTVKMMFSQADTQPGLHSTLHPSSSLQQSDVPQSEGNFGLPSPESMPPPGPREVVKEDDDSFIGSGTLHEIRRLLGRAESLVSGRSSLTSSPGSHRLSESDTSLVSLGQNIQGYRDDTSLSAGGNLSLLLTRSSSDSALKGSLSSFQRPQQIDRTSIQPTALSLSREESLKSRDLCVTPRRAEPEGCSAADPDKAKPPTVTSAMQINVPSIAENQDQTEDPVIDSSENNSSHVSAEVESMSDSSSESSLAARVAKLLQSESPISMVTSLPSTSDPEDSRAREWILMKVSGRRCESLELNAEDRERIEDIKRELLLNTKYTKWSSDSEGSAQSSVGPESQLTKGFVGLRNMENHTSDHMQKIDPKHLNTVPFYTPIQQDLEAKVRQIALREGLSSQPFTSITISTTRRTPSPQSPSHCHITATEELDSVGPDHETLESTSQMRLQPAVISNVSGREKVTAREEQHKEEKKGEEMTDDNKENIVTNDPQSIQRIPHMDNKVTSSNQILSSAASDSTFGKKSHLSHVHVTLSPKHLSNPNYLSRLSSQNTSKDVPPPMMSGMTGEHLQSIHQISKSNHVRSYEHREPVQGQNAGAHLQARYPQTFAPSQRLAGTSRTLFVQAAVPALLPYKPHGSSELFYIPQADPELSPGRSDTTVESSHPGSDDAVPPHFNTDILGSRELEVDIITTKHKEGIYSKRANMKRVSSVSENGLPESVATFAGYNDNTAPEAYIFEKSMDTVGIDEEYRDEEENFVPLHMEADYSTDDVHLHTSTIQEPKYPLEPHHLPSQPIRKSYRVDKKKQDRTPHDVSIEISSSLDQLWRRFSEKWSMEETKPTNEGETSLLDRLERLSRLIHNTTPTDLTIQQSHSRKGEYYRSSVREDGTTEGEEQRVQLDVAPQQAWPEHEESQDRVHRCPAERDESASVEASSSLSTIDTERLLRAFGPHRVTSKRLKSSDSLLRLYNTINMQKTGRRKTRTKHVATDDMSTDDSTVSVDSVSSSSTLSHYSQRGVSQNLNSQRSKVKLVSKGVQAGDLEIVINGTRRHTRDVGTIFPSPGAFKNVCSSNTFSRSIQSGFPIPTASTSKPTQTLTALKKDPSNKSIRTRYPNGVSWFVAADELKCDGRKENQPQTESAPCPSQVWFEPYTRIRPWRETTREPLRERQNQQEQERPTESITATETDVSDKPSALVRLSLQEALELHRPEFVSRSRERMKRLGLLVEERRLQAVFNREREELFNCPAPSRPYRPAAPVPRKRVVPRREMVQRSKDWVGRKSHSQRVDRTDRLRRKYAQLPEVQRRREEERRRAEYRSYRLNAQLFNKKVTNGVLGRRAPWQ from the exons ATGCATGATTCAGAGGCTAGCAGACCATGCACAGATCCTGACAATGATGAAAGACCATTTAGTAACACTCGGGATTCAAGCGTGCAGACACTCATAGACAGATCTGAGACTTTACAACTGG agTTTCAGGATAGCCAGTTGTCACCTGCACTTACCCTGCATCCCTGCTTGGACAAATCTCACCTTCTTTCTGACTCCACATTTTTTCAGCATACAGATGCAGAATTTGTCCCTCTTCG GGGATTTCCTGACTTCTCAGTTATGACTGAGAGATGCCCCAGGACTTCAAATGTAGCTGTAACTGATGATTCTCACCTCCAAAATACTATTCTTGACCAGGCTGCACTTTCCCAGCATCCGTTGGAGTTACCAACAGCCCTGTCAGGTGAAAAAAGCTGCTGTTCACTCTCCCAGCACAGCCTGTCACCTGGAGACCATTGCAAAGGGCTTGAGGATCAAGGGAGCGTTTCATATGGTGCTGAGGACAAAATCATCAGACATATGGAAGGAGAGGAGCAGACCACTTCTCAGCAGCTTAGTGAGGGAATGTCTGCTCAGCTCTTGTTTGAGTCCAGGGAAGAGGATGTTATTGTGGCTGTTAGTGACAGCAGTGCCATTTCCTCCACCTCTGAACCTGCCTCACTTCACCAAAACACAGACAAAAGCCAGTTAGATCCTTCCATGAATCTTCAAAAAGGCAGAGAGCAGCCCCAAGGGGGCTCATTGTCATTATCATCTTCATTTCAGAAGGCTGCAGATGTTTCAAATATAACGTTTCGTGATTCACGGATGCTTTTGCACCAAACAGCTGATCATCTCCATGATCAGCTTCTGTCTGCAGGACAAAGAGGCTCCATCTCGGCACCAGCAAGTAGGCACCATAGTGGGAACAAAAGCTCTCATAGTGGACTATGTGTCACACCAGCTGGTGAAGGTGTGATGCATGTACCAGATCTGCAGAGAGTGCTCTGGAGCTCCAGTCATCTAACAGCAGCAGATGGTTCATTCTTGAGCTCTCAGCCTGTGTCTCAGTCCACACCTGCACTACCTCTCATGGGACCCCCACCAGCATTGACCAAACTCTCACTCATACACTCCAAACAGGAGGCTGTTGCTTCTGCGGCTACATCCTCCCAAAACAATCACTCCAAAACTGGCTTAATTCCATCGTTGGACCTGAGCGATCAACATTCCTCTCCTATCCACTCTCAAACAACAGCTACAGTTCCTAGTGGACCTTCAGAGACTGCACAAACAATGTCACATGCCCATCCCATTTCAAACGAACAAGTTCCTCCTCCTGTTTTCAATCCACCAGCCTCTGATACACCTCACTCCGACACTCAGCACTTTTACTCTGGTGCAGAGATGAAAGATCAGGTTCCTCATTTGGCCCTTGGGAGAGTACATTCTCTTCCCAGTCTGAGCTACTTACAAAAAGTAGATGCCTGGAAAGCCAATCAAAGTTCTAGCAGGTCGTTTTATGATAATTTGGCACTACACAGGTTTGATGGTGTGTCGCCCAAGAAAAGAGCACAGGATGTTGTTTCTGAAGCAGTTAACCACATGCTTTCTCGAGACACGTGTCTGACATTTGGTGCTAATCCCAGCTCCCAGATGACTCAGCTAGCTTCCTCTTCTCATTCTGGAAGTGACTCAACCCGTCGGGTGGATGTAGTTGGGACGGGTGCATGCAGAGCACAAGCATCTGAGTCACCTGTCAATCGCTCCCACTCACACTCCTCCCTGAGCTCTGTGGTGACCTCTATTCAGAGAGACACTGGTCCACACAATCAGCAAGTTCCAGTGGCACAATCTTATAACATCATTCCAGCTACCAGATCATTGGACTATCAGTCATCCTTCGTTTCAGGTGGAAGGGGTGAAGGAAAGAATAGCTCAGCTCCTCACATGGATAAAAGCTCAGTGAAGATGTCTCCTCTCCTCAGTCTGGGGCGCTTTAGTGATGTGTCATCAAGCCTCAACATGAGCAGCACTCTCACTAGTTCTCAAAGCAGCTGCCATGGTGAGAAGAGTATGCGGGCATCAGTGGGAGCCGCCTCTTCAGTAGTGAGTCTTGAAGTAGATTATTATGCACCCTACTGGACCTCCAGACCTGCGTCCCCTCCTCACACCAGGGAACTCAACATTGAAGACAGGATCCCT TTGTATCTCTTAAATTTGGGTATTGACCAGTCACCTTCAACAATCTTAAATCCATTTACTCACCGAGGACCAATCAGAGAGCCTGAATTCTCTCCTACCGACTTATGCACCATCAAAGGCTCCATAGGAACATCAACTAAAAGCACACAGCCATCTGAAG TTGACAGTCTTCAGAAGGAGACATTCTCCAGTTCTAGTCAGCTCTCAGCTGACTCCAGTGCTTCTGTCACACACCGATTGTCAGTGCATGAGCAATGCCAACCAGCCAGTGACAGAACTGTGAAGATGATGTTCAGCCAGGCGGATACTCAACCAGGACTTCATTCAACTTTACATCCTTCATCAAGCCTACAACAGTCTGATGTTCCACAAAGTGAAGGAAACTTTGGCCTTCCAAGCCCAGAATCCATGCCTCCTCCAGGTCCCAGAGAAGTGGTAAAGGAGGATGATGACTCTTTCATAGGCTCTGGAACACTGCATGAAATCAGACGTCTGCTGGGCCGGGCAGAAAGCCTGGTTTCTGGTCGATCCTCTCTGACTTCCTCTCCCGGCTCACACCGCCTCTCAGAGAGTGACACATCCCTTGTTTCACTAGGACAAAACATTCAAGGTTATCGTGATGACACATCTCTGTCAGCTGGTGGGAATCTTTCTTTGCTGCTGACTCGGTCTTCATCAGATTCGGCTTTGAAAGGAAGCTTGTCATCCTTCCAGAGGCCTCAACAGATTGACCGCACATCTATACAGCCCACCGCTCTCTCTTTAAGCAGAGAGGAAAGTTTGAAGTCACGTGACCTCTGTGTGACCCCAAGGCGGGCTGAACCTGAAGGCTGCAGTGCTGCAGACCCAGATAAGGCAAAGCCACCTACAGTCACATCTGCCATGCAGATAAATGTTCCTTCGATAGCAGAGAACCAGGACCAGACTGAAGATCCTGTGATTGACTCTTCTGAGAATAATTCGTCTCATGTCTCAGCTGAGGTTGAAAGTATGAGTGACAGTAGCAGCGAGAGTTCATTGGCTGCCAGAGTTGCCAAGCTCCTGCAGAGTGAGTCACCCATTTCAATGGTTACAAGCCTGCCAAGCACCAGTGATCCAGAAGATAGCCGTGCGCGAG AATGGATCCTGATGAAGGTTTCTGGCCGCCGATGTGAAAGCTTAGAACTAAACGCTGAGGACAGAGAGAGAATTGAAGACATCAAAAGAGAGCTTCTACTGAACACCAAATACACCAAG TGGAGCTCAGATTCTGAGGGCAGTGCTCAGTCAAGTGTTGGTCCTGAATCTCAGCTGACGAAGGGCTTTGTTGGACTGCGTAACATGGAGAATCATACCTCAGATCATATGCAGAAAATTGATCCAAAACATTTGAACACAGTGCCATTTTACACTCCTATCCAACAGGATCTAGAGGCCAAAGTTCGCCAGATTGCCCTTAGAGAGGGGCTCAGTTCCCAGCCTTTTACTTCTATTACTATATCAACCACTCGCCGCACTCCGTCTCCACAGTCACCATCACATTGCCATATCACTGCTACTGAGGAATTGGACAGTGTTGGTCCTGACCATGAGACTTTAGAGAGCACAAGCCAAATGAGACTTCAGCCAGCTGTTATATCCAATGTATCTGGCAGAGAAAAAGTGACGGCGAGAGAAGAACAGCATAAAGAAGAGAAGAAAGGAGAAGAAATGACTGATGACAACAAGGAGAACATTGTTACAAACGATCCCCAGAGTATCCAAAGAATACCTCACATGGACAATAAAGTCACTAGCAGTAACCAGATATTATCCAGTGCTGCGTCGGATTCAACCTTTGGCAAGAAGTCCCATCTCTCTCACGTACACGTCACCTTATCACCCAAACACCTGTCCAATCCAAACTACTTAAGCAGACTATCCAGTCAAAACACCAGTAAAGATGTCCCACCTCCAATGATGTCAGGCATGACTGGTGAACATCTGCAGTCCATACACCAAATCTCAAAATCAAATCATGTCAGATCATATGAACACAGAGAGCCAGTTCAAGGCCAGAATGCAGGTGCACACTTACAGGCCAGATACCCACAAACCTTTGCTCCCTCTCAGAGGCTGGCTGGGACATCCAGAACTCTCTTTGTTCAAGCAG CTGTCCCTGCCCTGTTGCCATACAAACCTCATGGAAGCTCCGAGCTGTTCTACATCCCGCAGGCTGATCCAGAGCTTTCTCCTGGTCGCTCTGACACAACTGTAGAAAGCTCTCACCCAG GTTCTGATGATGCTGTCCCTCCACACTTTAATACAGACATTTTAGGCTCTAGAGAGCTAGAAGTCGATATAATTACAACAAAACACAAGGAAGGCATCTACAGTAAGAGGGCCAATATGAAGAGAG TTTCCAGTGTGTCTGAAAATGGTCTTCCAGAATCAGTAGCCACTTTTGCTGGCTACAATGACAATACTGCTCCTGAAGCTTATATTTTTGAGAAGAGCATGGACACTGTTGGCATAGATGAGGAGTATAGAGATGAGGAAGAAAATTTTGTCCCCTTACACATGGAGGCAGACTACAGTACAGATGATGTGCATCTTCACACTAGCACTATTCAGGAGCCCAAATATCCACTAGAACCACACCATTTACcttctcagccaatcagaaagtCCTACAGAGTGGACAAGAAAAAGCAGGACAGAACACCTCATGATGTAAGCATTGAGATTAGCAGTTCTCTGGACCAGCTGTGGCGTCGCTTCAGTGAAAAATGGAGCATGGAGGAGACAAAACCAACTAATGAGGGAGAAACGTCTCTGCTTGATAGACTGGAGCGCCTGTCTCGTCTCATTCACAATACCACTCCAACAGACCTAACTATACAACAGTCACACAGCAGGAAAGGAGAGTATTACAGGAGCAGTGTTCGAGAGGATGGGACCACAGAGGGAGAAGAGCAAAGAGTTCAGTTAGATGTGGCTCCACAGCAAGCTTGGCCTGAGCATGAGGAGAGTCAGGACAGAGTGCATCGCTGTCCTGCTGAGAGAGATGAGTCTGCGAGTGTGGAGGCGAGCAGTAGCCTGTCCACCATTGACACAGAGCGGCTGCTGCGAGCTTTTGGACCTCACCGGGTCACCAGTAAGAGACTGAAAAGCAGTGACAGCTTGCTCAGACTTTACAACACCATCAATATGCAGAAAACTGGCCGAAGGAAAACCCGTACTAAACATGTTGCTACTGATGACATGAGCACTGATGACTCCACA GTCTCTGTTGATTCTGTATCATCTTCAAGCACTTTATCCCATTATTCTCAAAGAGGTGTTTCCCAAAACCTCAATTCccaaaggtcaaaggtcaaactGGTCAGCAAAGGTGTGCAGGCAG GTGATTTGGAAATTGTTATAAATGGCACTCGCAGACACACTCGGGATGTAGGCACCATCTTTCCCTCACCAGGTGCTTTCAAaaatgtctgttcatcaaacaCATTTAGCAGAAGCATTCAGAGTGGCTTTCCCATCCCCACTGCTTCCACATCTAAACCCACCCAAACCCTGACTGCTCTGAAGAAAGACCCCAGCAACAAGAGCATCCGGACACGCTACCCAAACG GTGTGTCATGGTTCGTCGCAGCTGATGAGCTTAAGTGTGATGGTCGCAAGGAAAACCAGCCACAGACGGAATCAGCACCTTGCCCAAGCCAAGTCTGGTTTGAGCCTTACACTAGAATCAGACCCTGGAGAGAAACAACCAGAGAACCACTAAGAGAGAGACAGAACCAACAAGAACAAGAGAGGCCAACAGAGTCCATAACAGCTACAGAGACCGATGTCAGTGACAAACCCTCGGCTCTTGTTCGACTTTCACTACAG GAAGCTCTGGAGCTCCATCGGCCAGAGTTTGTATCTCGTTCACGGGAGCGGATGAAGCGTCTGGGGTTGCTGGTTGAGGAGAGGAGGTTACAGGCAGTCttcaacagagagagagaagagcttTTCAACTGCCCCGCACCATCACGTCCATACAGACCAG CAGCTCCAGTACCCCGTAAACGAGTCGTTCCAAGAAGAGAGATGGTCCAAAGATCCAAAGA TTGGGTAGGGAGGAAATCACACAGTCAGAGAGTAGACAGGACAGACAGACTCAGGAG